The Deltaproteobacteria bacterium genome segment CATGGGATGTTGGTTACGGCGGTTATCAACTTGGTCAATTTCCCAATGGCTGGGCTGAATGGAATGATAAATACCGAGATACCGTCCGTCGATTTTGGCGCGGAGATGATGGTCAGGCTCCTGAATTAGCTTCGCGTATTACTGGCTCATCGGATCTGTTTCCTAATCGCTCACCTCAAGCTAGCATTAATTTTATCACCGCACATGATGGTTTCACCTTGCTTGATTTAGTCAGCTATGATCGCAAGCATAACGATGCTAATGGTGAAAACAATCATGATGGATTTGATCATAACTTTAGTCATAATTGGGGCATAGAAGGACCTACTAATGATCCACAAATAAATCTTAAACGCCAAACCGCTATGAAAAATATGTTGGCAACGCTTTTACTTTCTCAAGGCGTACCAATGCTAAGCGGTGGTGATGAATTAGCGCGAACACAAAATGGCAATAATAATGCCTACTGTCAAGACAATGAAATTAGCTGGCACGACTGGAATAATACTAACCAGTCATATTCACTCATAGAATTTACCGCGAACTTAGTTGCTTTAAGAAATTCTCTGCAAGTACTTCAACGTCAAAAATTTTTTACTGGTAAATCAAATAAATTTAATGGGCCACGAGACCTTACCTGGCTTAACGTTACAGGGCATGAGCTTTCAGCCAGCGATTGGTCGGATACTGATCTCCATACTCTAGGTATGTTAATAAACGGTAATGCCATTATAACTAATGATCAAAATACTTCGTTAATTAATATTGAGACGGTGTTGCTCTGGTTAAATGCAACTTCAAAATCTGTCAATTGTACGCTACCTAAAAATGATGATGGTAACGTGTGGATTGAACAACTTAATACTGCCGGAAACAGTCGTGGACACATCAAAAAAAATAGTATTGAAGTAGCTCCATTTGCCCTCACACTTTTGGTACTATGTACCAAATAAATGTTGATAGTATGGATCAACGTATACAAAAATGGCTTAGCCGTGACCCTGACCCCATAACGCGCAACACTCTTATTTCATTAGTTCAAAAGCAAGATACCAAAACCCTTGATGAATTATTTAGTGGTAGATTAATTTTTGGTACTGCTGGTTTACGCGCGGCTATCGGTGCTGGTCCAATGCGTATGAATCGTTTAGTAATCCGCGAAACCACAGCGGGACTGGCTACTTATGTACAAAAAAATATCGCCCATGTTAAACAACGTGGCTTTGTTGTTGGCTATGACGGTCGTTTATTATCTTACGAGTTTGCCCATGATATTTCTTGTGTACTTACTGGTTTAGGTATTAAGACATATTTATTTGCTTCTATGCAGCCAACTCCTTTATGTGCTTTTGCCGTATTAAATCTCGGCGCAGCTGCTGGGGTGATGGTAACTGCCAGTCATAATCCTCGTGAATATAATGGTTATAAAGTATATTGGGAAAATGGTGCTCAAATCATTGCGCCTCATGATACAGGTATTGCAAATGAAATTGAGCTTGCCGCTAATCTAGAAATACCTTGGTGTGAACAGGCCTTTGCAAAACAACAAAATTTATTAGTTATGCTCGATAAAGATATTATCGAACGTTACCTCTCTCAAGTAAAAAGTTTATCGCGCCATCCATATACTAGTATTCGTTCAAAATTACGCATTGCATATACCCCACTTCACGGGGTTGGCGCACCATTAGCCGAAGAAGCTTTACAGCGTGCGGGTTTTACCAATGTCTACACGGTCGCTAAACAACGCGCTCCCGACGGCAATTTTCCCACTACACCTTTTCCTAACCCTGAAGAACCTGGGGTAATGGATGCCGTAATTGCTTTAGCAAATAGCAAACATGCAGAATTGGTTTTTGCTAATGATCCTGATGCAGATCGTTTAGCTGTCGCAGTCCGTCTTCAAAATGGCGCT includes the following:
- a CDS encoding phospho-sugar mutase, whose amino-acid sequence is MDQRIQKWLSRDPDPITRNTLISLVQKQDTKTLDELFSGRLIFGTAGLRAAIGAGPMRMNRLVIRETTAGLATYVQKNIAHVKQRGFVVGYDGRLLSYEFAHDISCVLTGLGIKTYLFASMQPTPLCAFAVLNLGAAAGVMVTASHNPREYNGYKVYWENGAQIIAPHDTGIANEIELAANLEIPWCEQAFAKQQNLLVMLDKDIIERYLSQVKSLSRHPYTSIRSKLRIAYTPLHGVGAPLAEEALQRAGFTNVYTVAKQRAPDGNFPTTPFPNPEEPGVMDAVIALANSKHAELVFANDPDADRLAVAVRLQNGAYRKLSGNEIGILLGWDCMQNAPPNALVITSIVSSQLLGVMAKSLGVAYVETLTGFKWMANAAINRKAQGACFLLGFEEAYGYTIGELVRDKDGISAMVAFAELAAVLANKGQSIIDLLEYIWRQYGIYVTEQRNIITDYTTLGKSLRAKPPTNIGNHSIINIIDLLSPNEQNNIYNLPCDDVLIYELSDGTRIVVRPSGTEPKLKCYYELRDEIAKSESLEVAEKRAKQKLKLLADSHQNMLLKLIAKV